One segment of Marinobacter sediminum DNA contains the following:
- a CDS encoding S-methyl-5'-thioinosine phosphorylase, translating into MTFSSANHPVGIIGGTGLTTLSGLEIIGQQQVDTAWGSPSAGLVEGRLGDQPVIFLSRHGNPHRIPPHQVNYRANIQALFEAGVRTVVGVNAVGGIHRDMGPAHIVIPDQIIDYTWGRPSTFFEGELDEVTHIDFTWPYDGDARQILTDAAGGSGAPFSDFGVYGATQGPRLETAAEIRRLERDGCDLVGMTGMPEAVLAAELGMRYVCLGLVVNWAAGKSEHIITMAEIEEAIEKGMSGVKSILEISMAGLGELTPLSRSS; encoded by the coding sequence ATGACCTTTTCCTCAGCAAACCATCCCGTTGGTATCATTGGTGGAACCGGACTGACGACGCTGTCAGGTCTGGAAATCATTGGGCAGCAGCAGGTGGATACAGCCTGGGGTTCGCCCTCTGCAGGCCTGGTGGAGGGGCGTCTCGGCGATCAGCCGGTCATTTTTCTCTCCCGTCATGGCAACCCGCATCGAATCCCTCCGCACCAGGTGAACTATCGGGCCAACATCCAGGCTCTCTTCGAAGCCGGTGTGCGAACAGTCGTCGGGGTGAATGCAGTCGGGGGCATACATCGTGATATGGGGCCTGCTCACATCGTGATTCCAGACCAGATCATTGACTATACCTGGGGGCGTCCCAGCACCTTTTTCGAGGGTGAGCTGGATGAAGTGACTCACATTGATTTCACCTGGCCCTATGATGGCGATGCCCGTCAGATCCTGACTGATGCGGCAGGCGGGAGCGGGGCGCCTTTCTCGGATTTTGGCGTATATGGAGCGACCCAGGGGCCGCGACTCGAGACCGCTGCGGAAATTCGTCGTTTGGAACGGGATGGCTGTGACCTGGTCGGGATGACGGGTATGCCGGAAGCCGTCCTGGCAGCCGAGCTGGGTATGCGTTACGTCTGTCTGGGGCTTGTGGTTAACTGGGCAGCCGGAAAATCAGAACACATTATTACCATGGCTGAAATTGAAGAGGCCATCGAGAAGGGTATGTCCGGGGTTAAGAGCATACTTGAGATTTCGATGGCCGGTCTCGGAGAGCTTACTCCGTTGTCTCGATCTTCTTGA
- a CDS encoding CsiV family protein: MQIYGNRWCLRTARLLATALLLAWSLAGHAQEPETSAEEIPDDYYRAEFIILERIIDPESVNEQMSDRAVETAPETEELLWSVAQDGTTESTLELVPDNELHLNSAAQRLERSGRYHVLVSAGWYEAFPPDYEGKPLRVAIGDWLEGAGVREIEGTITIDRQRYLHVGVHLNHWQQSDDMPVSVPSEPATEQTAAEPTTDSSVENETADSDIGSLATGRDTAKAKPPVPLELLTWIRETRRMRSEEIHFLDSPTIGVLVFFKKIETTE; this comes from the coding sequence TTGCAGATTTATGGTAATCGCTGGTGCCTGCGGACGGCACGCTTACTGGCCACGGCCCTGTTGCTGGCATGGTCTCTGGCAGGCCATGCACAAGAGCCGGAAACGTCCGCCGAAGAGATTCCCGATGATTACTATCGGGCGGAGTTCATCATTCTGGAACGGATTATCGATCCGGAATCCGTGAATGAGCAGATGTCAGACCGGGCAGTTGAGACTGCTCCCGAAACCGAAGAATTACTGTGGTCAGTAGCGCAGGACGGGACGACAGAAAGCACGCTGGAACTCGTCCCGGATAACGAGCTCCATCTCAATTCTGCGGCCCAGCGCCTGGAACGCAGCGGTCGCTATCACGTGCTGGTGAGCGCTGGCTGGTACGAAGCCTTCCCTCCCGACTACGAGGGCAAACCGCTTCGTGTCGCCATCGGCGATTGGCTGGAAGGTGCAGGAGTTCGGGAAATCGAAGGAACCATCACCATTGATCGTCAGAGGTATCTGCATGTTGGCGTTCACCTGAACCACTGGCAACAGTCAGACGATATGCCTGTGTCCGTGCCCTCAGAGCCTGCAACCGAACAAACAGCGGCAGAGCCAACAACCGACTCTTCCGTCGAGAACGAAACGGCAGACAGCGACATTGGCAGCCTGGCAACCGGCAGGGACACTGCCAAGGCCAAACCCCCGGTGCCTCTGGAATTGCTGACCTGGATTCGCGAGACCCGACGCATGCGAAGCGAGGAGATCCACTTTCTCGACTCCCCCACTATCGGCGTCCTCGTTTTCTTCAAGAAGATCGAGACAACGGAGTAA